The segment TCCGACGCTCGGGACCTCGACCTCGATGGCGGTGGATCCGGTGCTCGGGGCCTTGGTGGCGGTGGATCCGGTGCCACTAGCCTCGGGAACTACGGGGCCTCAGCAGCGACGACGGTGCTGACCTCGGGAGCTGAGGGACCTCTGGCGGCGATGGCAATGGCAATAGATCCGACGCTCAGGAGCTTggcggcgatgacgatgacTGCAGTGGTGGATTAGGGCTAGCTAGGGTTTTAATTTtgggaactttttttttgcgatttgTTCTTTTCGTATGCTGGCGGCTTAACTGATTGCCCGGGACTCGCCTTTCGTGCACGGTGCCCTACCCGACTAGAAAAATACTAATTTTCATACAGTTGGCGGGAGATGGGCCACCTAGCCGcttacaaaaataaattttagccCCCTTGCAAAAATCATATCTGTACTAGTAGATGGGGCCATGGGGGTAGTAATTCCTAATCCATCAAACGTTGCATTCATTGCTCAATAATTATTGCATCGCTACACATGTCAATCAACTAAACTTCTAAGAGGATCTAAGTAATTTCACCTCAACCTTAAACTTAACTAAACGACCTAAATCTCTTGTATTTGTACTTATGGACATAGAGAGTACTATATGCCTTCGTTGAGTGAACTACAACTCGCAAACCAATATTGTAATAATGAAAAACATGTGATGGATAGTTTGTCTACGTAGTTTAACCGATGCTATAATAAACTGCTACTAGTTGCGAGTATTTCTGATAATTTCTAGCTGGCAATGCGCGGTATGCCGGTATATACTACTGGAGCAACTTGGCATAATATAATTAAAGCAAATTGCACGCACGATTATTTGTTTATGTTAAGTTTTCGTAGCTTCTTATGTTTGCTATAGTATATTGTAATCGCTGACCATGACCTTGAAAAGGTGTAAGATTAAAATACTAGCCAAATGTTTGCTAGATTGCCCGTATCTATCTAAGATGGTCAAATCCGTACAAGTTGCAtcgcaattttttttatatatgcaggCAGGTCCAAatgcgacgacgccgacgagcatAATGCCATGAGCATATGGGAGCAGGTTTGGGCATCCGACGGGTGATAATTAGATGAGAGCTAGACTTAGGGCCGTTTAGTTggtaaaatgaaaatttttgggtgtcacatcagacgtttgatcggatgtcggaagagattttcagacacgaatgaaaaaactaatttcataactcgcctgaaaaccacgagacgaatcttttgagcataattaatccaccattaacacatgtgggttactgtagcacttatggctaatcatggcctaattagtctcaaaagattcgtctcgcgatttacatgcaaactgtacaattagtttttctttttatatatatttaatgctctatatatgtatccaaagattcgatgtgatgtttttgggaaaagtttttagggaactaaacggggccttagGCAGTGTTCGATACTAGGAGTTCCCAACTCCgcctctcgttttccacgcgcacgcttttcaaactactaaacagtatgtttttttaatatatatatatatatatatatatatatatatatatatatataggaaagttgcttaaaaaatcatattgatctatttttttaaaaaaatagctaatacttcctccgtttcatattataagactttctagcattgcccacattcatatatatgttaatgaatctagacatatatgtgtgcatagatttattaaaatctatatgaatgtgggcaatgctagaaagtcttataacctgaaatggaggtagtacttaattaatcacgcactaatggaCCGCCCGTTTTCTGTGCGTGTgtgatgggttcccaacacccaccaccgaacacagccttatgCTGTTGAAGTATCTCCCTGATTataatgataaattaaatattttaatgaaTAACTGAAAATAAATTGTTTACTGTGTTAGGAGTAATTgtctttttaagaaaatatatttttcgaaGCATGAGTAAATCATTTGCTTCAATATCGCTTCAATAATCCgtaaataatatgaaaagaacaTTAACCACAAATCATACTCCATCTATCTAAAAGAATacaactataaaatttaaaagataaattaCTAAGTAAGAAAACGGCTTAAGCTTTGTTGGGACGAGTTGGGAACTTGTCACTGCATAGAGCATGAGATAGCTTATTAGCACAAAATaggttaatatgattttcttttacaaaacaacttttctatagaagaaaatttatggaaaaaaacatataatttaGTAGTTCGAGAAACGAGTAACTTAGAAGATGGAAAAGGGGAGTGTCGAACACGGAGGATGCTAGCTGGCGCGTGCGCACCAGCAGCGAGCACTCCCACCTCCACCCGTTAGTCTTAGCTACCaatattagttaatatacttaacactaatgatagtaattaggaaagattttggaaatttttttgggagatttttttactaacagattgaaaattttttaagttagatttgaaaactttcgatttaagtttcaaattttgaagtcaaattttaaaaactttcaactcagatttgaaaactttcaacttgaaatttgaaaactttcaactcagattcgaaaactttcaactcaagaatcgagatttgaaaactttcaagtccagatttgaaaaatttgaaaactttcaatttgagatttgaaaattttcaactcgagattcgaaaactttcaaattaagatttaaaaaaattaactttcaacttgagatttaaaaactttcaactcagattcgaaaactttcaactcgagaatcgagattcgaaaactttcaagtccagatttgaaaattttgaaaactttcaactcgagatttgaaaactttccacttgagattcgaaaactttcaaatcaagatttgaaaaaaaattgaaactttttcaaatcgagatttgaaaactttcaactcgagatttgaaaactttcaaggtcagattcgaaaattttcaactcaaaatttaaaaactttcaaactcaaaacatgctaaaagattaaaaaaaataatcagaaaaaagtgggaaaaaagggaaaaatcgGTAAAgaaaacgggaaaaaaaaaggaggaggcgcgcgcgccggcgtggGCCTTTTGGGCCCGaaacgcgcgccgccggcgcgcacgTGCGTTAGCTTTTCCAgtcgaacacacccttagataTCCCATTAAATAGTTGAGAGTAGGAAGGTGGTCAGGGGTAATTTAGGAAAAATATTAATGGGTGGTTAGAGAAAAAGTAGTacttaaaattagttttttgaCAAAAATTTTAATGTTAGAATTACATTTCTTTGTAGGAGTAAAATGTTGATGGCAAACACGTCAACGGGCTGAAGCTATGAAATATTCATGCTTATACATGCACGCCTACTTTCCTTTTTAATTGAAATACATAGTCcggtttgaaatacatcttatGTTGCTTGATATTGTAAAATGCATATTTAGATCCATAATTGATTATGATTTAATGCATCCAAGCATGTCCAACTTAACCTCCTTTGATGGTGTACTACTGTCAACGCGACACTCCGAGCTGGCATATATTTTACATTCGGCCCAATTTGTAGCACACCACGGcaatgtgtgtgtgtctatatctatatatatatatatagagagagagagagaggggacgtgactacacagctagtgatagctggtttgtctaaagatttaattgcaacgaacataATAATGTAATtggattataaatcggataagtagtttGAAAGAACTTTGTAAGAATGGAAAAAAGACATGCACGTACAATATCAAAAATGGCATGCATGCGTAGTAGGCTTCTACACAGCTCCCACGATCAAATGACTCTGACACTGCATGTGTGATCCAACGAATCTAAGCGGCGTTGCGCGATAAGACAATATCGAGAGTCCTCGCCAatttatatagatagatagatagagacACACCAGACCTCTCGAATCTCGATTTGCTAGGTGCACCGCTGCTCCTGTTCTATTACATGCTCTGCCTCTAGTACTGACAGATGATCCGGCCACATTTATGCTTGGCGACGGTGGCAACGGTCGGGTGCAACGGATGAGAAGGTGAAGGCGGTTACATCACTGCCGACACACAGGGTGGTCAGCTCGGAGGCAGTGGATCAGGCAGGGCTGCATGCGACATGCTTCTCCAGTGGCCGCGGTGGTGGGGGGAAGCTCCGTCCCACTTCACATCTCGTTGCATTTCAGCCCATAGTCAATTTAACATGGTAAAAACTTGTGACTGTCCATTGGATATTTGCCCTAGGTCCCCGGCCATGGCCTTGGTTGTCCGGTGCCTAGGGCCGCCCCTGCTCACTGGTGCAGTCCCCACCCTCTCTTTGTCCCTTCCATATCCAGCTGCGGGTGCACGCCTCCACCATTACACACATCCGGCGGCGGTGTGTAAAGCAGAGACGACGTCTACGGTCATGGGCTTCTTCGAAGCTCAGAGGCAAGTGCTGGTGGCCGAGCGCCGTGGATCTAGCCACATGGACATTAGCGGTCCCCCCTCTCCTTTACTCCAGAACTAGCATCGGTGGTCTGGGGAGCTCGGGGTCACGAGATCCGCCTACAGCAGAGCTAGCTTGAGGTTCTCATGGTGCATGGGCTACATTAAGTCAAGATTATGGAGCTAAATATGCATTTTACAAGATTAATGAGCTAAATGACTCTTCTTTTTATCATTACAACTCCTTTCTCTTTTTGCAATCATTACGACTAattcaattttttctttttaaattttttatcttTTAGTATTTACAGAAATTCCCTGCTGTCCAAGTGGAGGGCGGCAAGGTTTGCGCATTTTGCACtgaggtcccttgccgccctctacaAGGGCAGCAAGGGGGTAAATGCAATTTTCACCCTACCAAAAATGTATTTTGCAAGGGGGTAAATGCAAGGGggagggcggcagggtctatttttgtaaatattttttctggtacaatatttctgtaaatattaaaaaataaaaatttaaaaatgaaaaaaattccaactaattcttcttcttcttttgtttggcaCGGCCCATAAGGGTGAGACGAGCCCAGCCCACCACGATCCATCTCATCGTGCTCGCCGACACGGCCACACGGGGCGTCGCCATCCTGTcgcctctgctcctcctcctcctgctccatcTCCTCTTCCTTGTACCACTCGCCAATCTCGATTCCCTCCTCCGCTCTACCTCGCCGGAGTTTACCCTGGTCAgtggctccgccgccgcattcCTCGTCTTCTTGGTggggttttttttcctcttggaGCGAGTGGTGAGTGAGGCGGTTCTTTGGTGTTCTTCTTTTTGCCTCCTGCAGTGTGGGactgggagcggcggcggcggcggcggcggcggcggaggcaatgGACGCTTCGTCGGTGGCGCTCTACGGCCAGCTCAAGGTGCCAAATCCACCATCGCCTTCCTAAGTTCCTTCCGTTTCTTTGGTCTGGTCTGCTGCGGCATTTCGTCGATCACCCCGCGTGcgcgtgtggtggtggtggtgtggggttttcagatttttttcctGCCCCCTTCTATTGCTTCCTTGCCGGTGGTTCGTTTCAGGGAATAGTTGTTCGATCTTGCGTTGTTGGAGTGGTCGAGTGGACTGTAGTTCAGATTGGGGGTAATCATAGGAACTGAATTTGGTAGCATATGCTCTCTGCTGCATATGATAAATTTCAGACTTTGAGCAGCATTGGTTGTAATACATTGTGCCATTTTAGCCGCATGATACCCCAATTTTGTTCGCGGGTTCCAATCTCCGAGTTTCATGAAGTCTCCAGGATTGTGGGGGTTACTACATATTTCTCTGTAAGAAATTATGCTCAGATTTCTACCTTAGGGCTTCCCATTTCTGCTTTATTTACTTTTGCGATGAGCAGCCTAAAGGGCGCTcttatttgtgttattttagcGAAATGTTCTTGTCGACGAATTGCTcgaaggaatagaaaaaattcTTCAGGATATAGTGTTCTCTCTCTTGCTTGATATGTGTTCCGTACTTGTTTATTTCTGTTTGTGTGGCTCTCTTGGTttactaattttcttttttaacctctatatttttttaatctcattTTCTGTAGTATGCTGAGAGCCTGAGATCGAGGCCTTGGTATTTCGTGAATAGGAAAATCCGAATGGTGATCTTGACAGTGACCATGCGGCTGTTATATTTTGCTTGGTTTCTCATCATTTGACTGATATTTACAAATATACTATTGGTGTGATCACATTCAATGCCTGGTTTTATTTAGAGGAAACACAGGTTATTTCTCTGTGAGAACTGAACCCTCTGATTCTTACAACAGGCTGCTCAACCATTCTTCTTGTTAGCTGGGCCTAATGTGATCGAATCAGAGGAGCATGTCCTGAAGATGGCAAAACACATCAAAGGCATCACAACCAAGTGAGCAGCAAACTATTGTAATTTGAGTTATTTCTTGGATATATATGAATCTGTTTTCCTGCTATTTGCCCTCCACAATAGGCTTGGTCTGCCACTTGTGTTCAAGTCTAGCTTTGATAAAGCAAATCGTACATCATCAAAATCCTTCCGTGGTCCTGGTCTGGAGGAAGGCCTGAAGGTGTGTCAATTCGTTTCAAACTAGGAAATTCAGAAATTCCTAATTAGATAAAAATTAGTACCTTGCAAATTCATATACACTTATGTCATGGGCTTTGGGCCGGGCGTCCTAGGCTCATTGGATAGGATTAGGAtttgttaggattagattaagtagtcctccatctatataaggagggaTCCTATCTCAGGTCAATTAGGCATTAGATCAAGATTTATCTTAGTGCCCATCGGCCTGCCTTCTCAGCGCGACGGAGAGCGTCGCGCCGTTTAGGTTCAGGACCGTTCCTTGTTATTTCATCTACTATAATCCAATCTATCCCCATTCATCCCgattcttctccacataatcctTGCTCGTGAcaacttggtatcagagcttcggTTCCGTGCCCATGGGTACCGAGATCGCTGTGGTTCCCAACATCAGCGAAGACCTGGCCGAGATCTCGAAGAAGATGATGGACTTGGCGGCGCAACTCCGGGCCCTGGCGGCTCAGTCAGCCGAGCAAGCGGCCTCTCTCAAGGATGCCAAACCATCATACCAGCATGTGGTGTCGTTGCGTTCACGGGGGCACATCTTCAAACAGCACGGAAGTCTGCAGCAACTAGCGGTGACGTCGCTCCATGGCAGCCCGTCGCTGACAGCCTTCTCTACAGCGTTGTGCCGACAACCATGGCGAGGGATGGGCTGCAGGCTCCATCTACCGACGGCGGCAGTGCAAATGGGTGGTGCACGGTTGGGGCCAGCGTCGGCAATTTCGTCGCCGCTCATGCATGCGCCGCCTGGCTCACCATCCAGGGGCGTTGGGAATGGCGTTCTGCTACCACGTGGAGGCAGCGCGACTCATAACGAGGTGCTTCTGCTTCCTCGGGCAACGGCGCAAATTCTGGGTGCGACAGGTTTAATCTGGCGCAGGAAGGTAGCGACGTGCGTACGGCATGATTTGCGGGAGCGACAGGTGGGCGAGCGCTCGCTTTGCTTTCGTCGTGCGGCGCTTGGATCTGGTGCACGGTGTTTTCGACGATCCCTTCATGTGGCGCCGCGTCGAGCAGATGGTTGGGCGATGGTTCCTCAAGGATCTGGGCCGGCTTGGTGGCTCTGGGATTGGTGGGCTGCTTCTTCAAGGACGAAACAGAAACCAGTCACGAGGTTGTGGACCAAGGACTTCTGGTCTGGGCCTAAATCTACTTTTTGGCTGTAGTGCTGGTCAAACGGGCTGGAGATTGGGTTGCTGTCCAAGCTCTCCTCAATTAATTACGCATGCAGGGTACTAAATTGGTGTGGTGGTCTCCTTTCATTTAGGGCTGTTGGGTGGAGTAGTCCTACGTATGTTGCTTGCATTTGCATAGTAGTTTGGCAATCaacaaattttgttttattttcgtCCATAATAAAAGCCGAGATGTAAAAGGCTTAAGAGTATTAGTTTAGGTTATGGTGTTTTGTTTGAGTCTAGCAGGGTGTGCTGCAGCTCGAGGACAAGCTGCTCAAAAAGGGGGGAGTAATGTCATGGGCTTTGGGCCGGGCGTCCTAGGCTCATTGGATAGGATTAgggtttgttaggattagataaggtttgttaggattagattaagtagtcctccatctatataaggagggaTCCTATCTCAGGTCAATTAGGCATTAGATCAAGATTTATCTTACTGCCCATCAGCCTGCCTTCTCAGCGGCGACGGAGAGCGTCGCGCCGTTTAGGTTCAGGACCGTTCCTTGTTATTTCATCTACTATAATCCAATCTATCCCCATTCATCCTGATTCTTCTCCAGATAATCCTTGCTCGCGACAACTTATGACTTATGTTATGCCCACTTCTATTTTTGAATGGAAGATGATAACTGCTTTCTGTGCTGTTCTGTCTATATGTGATTATCTGTATGCATAGGTTGCAGGTGCACAGTTTTCAAAATCtggttgtatacttgtataccCAGTGTGCCATGTTATTTTTTCCTAGATTGAAGTCCTACAAAAAGATCTGTTTCAGAGCTGTTGCcaattcataaatatttttgttctgTAAGGGCCATGTGTGTTTAATGTGATAATATACATGCCAACAACTAATCTAATCAACGTGGCAGAAGtgtattttgtattttattgtTTATTCTTTTGCCTCTTCGTGCATATAACATTGTTGGTTTCCCTACTGCATTAATGCATTACTAATTTTGCTGATCAGATACTTGAAAAAGTGAAAGCAACATATGACCTTCCAGTGGTCACTGATGTGCATGAAAGCCACCAGGTATCAGTtatcaatcatttttttagatTGACTTGCATTAATCTTGTATCCAAGGAAAATTGTCCTGTTTTGAGACCAAATTCTGCTGCGTTACTTTCTTTGTCAGCAGATCCTATCAACTAGTTATATCTTTTTCTGTTGATACAATTGTTTTGTCTGAAAATGTTGTTGGAATGCTACTTGTTCTTTCATTTCAATAAGGCATGTCCCAGTCATTTTTGCCAGTTTGAATATCATCAGAAAAACAAGGTATATATTTGTTAGCAAAGTGAAGTCGTCCTTTTGCTAATATTGCTAGTACTACTTCTTCTAGTAAGTTATGCTATGTAGCACCATTAGAGAAATTATGTGGAGCTTATTATTATTACCATTAGCCACTTCTACTCCATGAGAATAAATCACCTTATGCTGCATGTGTTTGTTGCGCTTTTCCTGCACTGTTGTCTTTTAATATACTATGTCTATAATCGCCCAGTACATATCCTTGCTCTAAGGAATCAATGGTTTCTAACTAAATTACCAAATTAGTGTGAAGCCGTTGGAAGAGTGGCCGACATCATACAAATTCCAGCTTTCCTCTGTCGCCAGGTACAAATGAGacaaatggattttttttttgtagcgAATTATTGTGCTACCAGCAGTATAAGCACGACTCTGTAGTTTACTTCACATTCTGCATGCCTAACACATACTATGATGTTAACAGACTGATCTTCTAGTGGCTGCTGCCAAGACTGGAAAAATTATCAACATCAAGAAAGGACAATTCTGTGCTCCTTCTGTGAGTTGTACTTTCAGCTTAGTCTTGCTAAAAATGGATTCCTAGTCTCCTATGTTGGTACTGTAAAGGTTCTGTTCCTCTGATTTAATATATACATGGTTAACTGTTGAGAGAATATGGAAGCTATTTTTTCAGGATCCTTTCCTTAATTTCAGGATCCTACACTGCATAGCAGCTTAGCTTAGATAGTTaagcagaaaaaaatataataaaacagGAAAAGTGGATTATCTGTTTCCTTTCAACCTGTCACCATTCAGATAAACCAGATACCTTTCAAGAAGAATTTATATTTCTCTTCAGATAACTTGTGTTATAAGCATTTTTCCAGACAGAAGACACGCATGCCAATTCATAAGctgataatttatttatttttatggatAAATGCTGGTCCAAACATCTacatttttaataatacaagcctgtaagtcaaaaaaataattgttacTAGAAGTCTAGAACTTTGAAACATGAAATATCTGCAATCACTTGAGTAAAGTCCTTTTAAGAATTACTTGCTGTTTCAGGCAAATCCCTTTATCACATCCAGTTATGTTAATTTTCGGAGGCATCTCTAGCATATGTCTgtcataataaatttgtatcTTTCCAGGTTATGGCCAACTCTGCAGAGAAAATCAGACTTGCTGGAAATCAAAATGTTATGGTCTGTGAGCGTGGCACCATGTTTGGCTACAGTTAAGGAATATATATTCTCTTGGCTATCTTTTCTGTACATTGCTCAATTTAAGATAACACAAAGTGAAAAGTCATAgatgtaaatatatgatattGGATAATTAGAAACACATACTTACTGTGGTACGCTGTGCAATGGTCTGGAATAATGGTTGCCATGGAGTCCATAGATGAAAGATCAATCTAGTAGTATCAGTATGGCTAAATGTTTCTTAACATGTGTGATGTATCTGTGTGTTCCCTAACCGTTGTTGGATCTTTGATTTCACTAATACAAGGCATTGAAAGCCATTTCAGGGTAGCTGTAGGCTAATTGCCATGCAAATAAGCAATAGGGCCACTTAACGGATAACCACAAGCTTCAGACCTCTTTATTTAGGTTCTGAAGGAAAACAAACAACTGGATGTTTAGCCAGCACCACCAGCTCCCTTTCATCGCATGCCCAGTTCTAGCATTGTCTgtttattaatatttatttttgcacCCTCTCCAATGAAAATTATGTTTTTGATTGCTTCATGACGGTTGAATTCTGTTTTCATTCCAACACAGATGATCTAATTGTTGATCCAAGGAATTTTGAGTGGCTGAGAGAAGCTAATTGCCCAGTTGTAAGTGTTAGCACTTTACTGTTGTGCAGAAGCAGAACTTCATAATCTACCTGATGACTTCTGTGTTGATTTGTCCTGCTTGCTTCTGATTGATGAAATTGGCTGATGGAACAATATATGGAAAAATCAACCTAGGATTTTACAAGGAACCCATGTTTAATAGTTTCATTATTCTCTTTTCAGTATTCACCAGAATTCCTTGAGGAATGTATGTTTGGATTCTGTACATTCCTAACACCAACAGAATTCAAggaataatagaaaaaaaagaaacatgggACATAACAGGCAAGCGAAGATGAAGACTTCTTCAATTGAGCAGATTTTTGTTATCTTTTTCATCAGAAAGTAACTGCATTTCTATCTTATTAAGCTTTGtgaaatatgttttattttgtcATACATTCATGTGCTATTCTCATACTAAACCAATTTTGTCAtgcattcatttttttattctcttaACCCAATAATTTCATAGACCTTCGAATTAGCTAtcaactatttttcttttcttttttgcgggGGAATTAGCTATCAACTATGGTATAGTACATGGACCATTGATGGATATTACATTTCAGGTAGCGGATGTCACTCATGCTCTACAACAGCCTGCTGGAAAAAAGGTATATTTACCAAGTGCAATGCACTTCTGCTGGTTTAGGCAAGATTCCTAGTTTAACTGCTGACT is part of the Oryza glaberrima chromosome 12, OglaRS2, whole genome shotgun sequence genome and harbors:
- the LOC127757553 gene encoding 2-dehydro-3-deoxyphosphooctonate aldolase 1, whose product is MDASSVALYGQLKAAQPFFLLAGPNVIESEEHVLKMAKHIKGITTKLGLPLVFKSSFDKANRTSSKSFRGPGLEEGLKILEKVKATYDLPVVTDVHESHQCEAVGRVADIIQIPAFLCRQTDLLVAAAKTGKIINIKKGQFCAPSVMANSAEKIRLAGNQNVMVCERGTMFGYNDLIVDPRNFEWLREANCPVVADVTHALQQPAGKKLDGGGVASGGLRELIPCIARTSVAVGVDGIFMEVHDDPLNAPCDGPTQWPLRNLEELLEELIAIARVTKGKKPLKIDLTPFKE